In the Catenulispora sp. GP43 genome, one interval contains:
- a CDS encoding type 1 glutamine amidotransferase domain-containing protein, with protein MAKILMVLTGADSWTLKDGTKHPTGFWAEEAVVPYEALTAAGHEVVVATPGGVVPTPDAGSLSAQFTGGEDGARQMADAVAAMTELRSPVALAGVSLDDYDAVFYPGGHGPMEDLAEDADSGRLLTAALASGKPLAVVCHGPAALLAAKGADGSSAFAGYRVAAFTNEEEVQGGLADKAKWLLEDRLVADGVVVDKAGPWTPHVVVDRNLITGQNPMSSAPLAAELLKTLG; from the coding sequence ATGGCGAAGATCCTGATGGTTCTGACCGGTGCCGACTCCTGGACCTTGAAGGACGGCACGAAGCATCCGACCGGCTTCTGGGCCGAGGAGGCCGTGGTGCCCTACGAGGCGCTGACGGCCGCCGGCCACGAGGTGGTCGTCGCGACCCCCGGCGGCGTGGTGCCCACCCCGGACGCGGGCAGCCTGTCGGCGCAGTTCACCGGCGGGGAGGACGGCGCGCGGCAGATGGCCGACGCGGTCGCCGCGATGACCGAGCTGCGCAGCCCGGTCGCGCTGGCCGGCGTCTCCCTCGACGACTACGACGCCGTGTTCTACCCCGGCGGCCACGGTCCGATGGAGGACCTGGCCGAGGACGCCGACTCCGGCCGGCTGCTGACCGCGGCCCTGGCCTCCGGCAAGCCGCTGGCGGTGGTCTGCCACGGCCCGGCCGCCCTGCTCGCCGCGAAGGGCGCGGACGGCTCGTCGGCGTTCGCCGGCTACCGCGTCGCGGCGTTCACCAACGAGGAGGAGGTCCAGGGCGGCCTCGCCGACAAGGCGAAGTGGCTGCTGGAGGACCGCCTGGTCGCCGACGGCGTGGTGGTCGACAAGGCCGGGCCGTGGACGCCGCACGTCGTCGTGGACCGGAACCTGATCACCGGCCAGAACCCGATGTCGTCCGCGCCGCTGGCCGCCGAGCTGCTGAAGACGCTCGGCTGA
- a CDS encoding NADP-dependent oxidoreductase — protein sequence MSVASREWQLIARPVGEPKASDFRLLRAEVADPGPGQILVRNTWLSVDPYMRGRMDDVPSYIPPFQLEEPMTGGAVGVVVAAGEGSSVPVGATVSHFEGWREYALLEAATTQVLDTSKVPAQAFLGVLGITGLTAYVGLTEIAPVKEGDVVFVSGAAGAVGSVAGQIAKKLGASKVIGSAGGPEKVRRLTEDFGYDAAIDYRQGELNAQLKKAAPEGVDVYFDNVGGDHLDAALRRMNLFGRIALCGAISVYNEKGRPAGPAHLTNAIGKSLTLRGFTIGHHMKAFPEYIGKAIGWLADGSLRTDETVVDGIDNALNAWFGLMSGANTGKMLVRLPEA from the coding sequence GTGTCCGTCGCCAGTCGTGAATGGCAGCTGATCGCACGTCCGGTCGGCGAGCCGAAAGCCTCCGATTTCCGCCTGCTGCGGGCCGAGGTCGCCGACCCCGGTCCGGGGCAGATCCTGGTGCGCAACACCTGGCTGTCGGTCGACCCTTACATGCGCGGCCGGATGGACGACGTCCCGTCCTACATCCCGCCCTTCCAGCTGGAGGAGCCGATGACCGGCGGCGCCGTCGGCGTCGTGGTGGCCGCCGGGGAGGGGTCGTCGGTGCCGGTCGGCGCGACGGTCTCGCACTTCGAGGGCTGGCGCGAGTACGCGCTGCTGGAGGCCGCCACGACGCAGGTGCTCGACACGTCGAAGGTGCCCGCGCAGGCGTTCCTGGGCGTGCTCGGCATCACCGGCCTGACCGCCTACGTCGGGCTCACCGAGATCGCGCCGGTCAAGGAGGGCGACGTCGTCTTCGTCTCCGGGGCGGCCGGCGCGGTCGGCTCGGTCGCCGGGCAGATCGCCAAGAAGCTCGGGGCGTCGAAGGTCATCGGGTCGGCCGGCGGGCCGGAGAAGGTGCGGCGGCTCACCGAGGACTTCGGCTACGACGCCGCGATCGACTACCGCCAGGGCGAGCTGAACGCGCAGCTGAAGAAGGCCGCGCCGGAGGGCGTCGACGTGTACTTCGACAACGTCGGCGGCGACCACCTCGACGCAGCGCTGCGGCGCATGAACCTGTTCGGGCGCATCGCGCTGTGCGGGGCGATCTCGGTCTACAACGAGAAGGGCCGCCCGGCGGGGCCCGCTCATCTGACGAACGCGATCGGCAAGAGCCTGACGCTGCGCGGCTTCACGATCGGGCACCACATGAAGGCGTTCCCGGAGTACATCGGGAAGGCCATCGGCTGGCTCGCGGACGGCTCGCTCCGGACGGACGAGACGGTCGTCGACGGGATCGACAACGCCTTGAACGCCTGGTTCGGCCTGATGAGCGGAGCCAACACCGGCAAGATGCTGGTGCGGCTGCCCGAGGCCTAA
- a CDS encoding SDR family oxidoreductase, which produces MRIVIAGGHGQIALLLEARLSADGHTVQGLLRRPDGADDLVAAGAEPVVFDLESATAESLAEVIRGADAVVFAAGAGAGSTAERKYTVDLGGSVLLADAAELAGVRRFVQVSSMGAGAPAAPGSDPIWVAYIDAKTKAEDDLRRRDLDWTIIRPGGLLNTPGLGLVHLVTHTGRGTVPRADVADVLAELLEQRAAIHQTLELVSGSTPISQAVEAWKG; this is translated from the coding sequence ATGCGTATTGTGATTGCGGGCGGCCATGGACAGATCGCGCTGCTGTTGGAGGCGCGCCTGAGCGCGGACGGTCACACCGTGCAGGGGCTGCTGCGGCGCCCCGACGGCGCCGACGATCTGGTGGCCGCCGGGGCGGAGCCGGTGGTCTTCGACCTGGAGAGCGCGACCGCCGAGTCGCTGGCCGAGGTGATCCGCGGCGCCGACGCCGTGGTCTTCGCGGCCGGCGCCGGCGCGGGGAGTACCGCCGAGCGGAAGTACACCGTGGACCTCGGCGGCTCGGTCCTGCTGGCCGACGCCGCCGAGTTGGCCGGGGTGCGGCGGTTCGTGCAGGTGTCCTCGATGGGCGCCGGGGCGCCAGCGGCCCCGGGGTCGGACCCGATCTGGGTGGCGTACATCGACGCCAAGACCAAGGCCGAGGACGATCTGCGGCGCCGCGATCTGGACTGGACCATCATCCGGCCGGGCGGGCTGCTCAATACACCGGGTCTGGGCCTGGTGCACCTGGTCACGCACACCGGCCGCGGGACCGTTCCGCGCGCCGACGTCGCGGACGTCCTCGCCGAGCTCCTCGAACAGCGGGCCGCCATCCACCAGACCCTCGAACTGGTGTCCGGGTCGACCCCGATTTCTCAGGCCGTCGAAGCCTGGAAGGGATGA
- a CDS encoding aldo/keto reductase encodes MQYITLNDGVSIPQLGYGVWQVPDEQAHTAVGSALEIGYRHIDTAAAYENEAGVGRAIRDSGIPREDIFLTTKLWNADHGYDAALRAFDKSLERLGTDYVDLYLIHWPVPEQDLYIESWRALEKINSDGRAKAVGVCNFTAETLERLVKESTKVPAINQIELHPYFPQPAMRQLNEKLGIVTEDWSPLGQGGDLLKEPVLIRIGEANGKTPAQVVLRWHLQLGDVVIPKSVTPSRIKENFEVFDFELSSAEMDEITSLRRDDGRIGPDPAHFNYVG; translated from the coding sequence ATGCAATACATCACTTTGAATGACGGCGTCAGCATCCCGCAGCTGGGCTACGGCGTCTGGCAGGTCCCCGACGAACAGGCCCACACCGCCGTCGGCAGCGCCCTCGAGATCGGCTACCGGCACATCGACACGGCCGCCGCCTACGAGAACGAGGCCGGTGTGGGCCGCGCGATCCGGGACTCCGGCATCCCGCGCGAGGACATCTTCCTCACCACCAAGCTCTGGAACGCCGACCACGGCTACGACGCCGCCCTGCGCGCCTTCGACAAGAGCCTGGAACGCCTCGGCACCGACTACGTGGACCTGTATTTGATTCACTGGCCGGTCCCGGAACAGGATTTGTATATCGAGAGCTGGCGCGCCCTGGAGAAGATCAATTCCGACGGCCGGGCCAAGGCCGTGGGTGTCTGCAACTTCACCGCCGAAACCCTCGAGCGCCTGGTCAAGGAGTCCACGAAGGTCCCGGCGATCAACCAGATCGAGCTCCACCCCTACTTCCCGCAGCCGGCGATGCGCCAGCTGAACGAGAAGCTGGGCATCGTCACCGAGGACTGGAGCCCCCTGGGCCAGGGCGGCGACCTGCTCAAGGAGCCGGTCCTGATCCGCATCGGCGAGGCGAACGGCAAGACCCCGGCGCAGGTCGTGCTCCGCTGGCACCTGCAGCTCGGCGACGTCGTGATCCCGAAGTCGGTCACCCCGTCCCGCATCAAGGAGAACTTCGAGGTCTTCGACTTCGAACTCAGCAGCGCCGAGATGGACGAGATCACCTCGCTGCGGCGGGACGACGGGCGGATCGGGCCGGACCCGGCGCATTTCAATTACGTGGGGTGA